Within Solea solea chromosome 1, fSolSol10.1, whole genome shotgun sequence, the genomic segment ACAAGCTCCCCATTGACATCAAGACTGCAGAAAGCCTCCATATCTTCAGCCGCACttacttatacatcgcacttatgagtagcactttatagtttggcttacttgaagcacttacttacttctacgtcttgtttgtacccaaatgttgaaatgcacttattgtaagtcactttggataaaagagtctgctaaatgacatgcaataatgtaatgtaataatggtCTCTTTATGTTCCCAAAGCTCCCAGAAGCCGAAAACACAATGAGTGCCAAATATGGCCTGGTGAGCTACAACAGTTCACGGAAGCACATTTCAATCTCCATCCCATCGTCCACGGAAGTGATGTCACCTCATATAAAGTCTGTGGAGGAGCTTAGGGTTCTGGGAATCAACCTGAGCAACTTCAGTTCCCCCATGCAGTTTTTGATATGTGTGGCTGGAGTCTTCCTCTTTTACCTCATCTATGGATACCTGCAGGTaagaaaacatgatttttttaataagaGCATGTgttcagacacaaacatggtAAAATATACTCATTACAATAAAGGGTTCAAGTGCAATTAAGACATATTGAAGCACATTTTAATCTACATATATTCAGCTGTACATTTGGAGATAATTTCATGGTTGTGTTTATAATTCATGAGTTGTCCCTCTTGTCCAGGAGCTGATATTTTCTGTGGAAGGATTCAAGCCTTTTGGTTGGTACCTCACCCTGATCCAGTTTGGTTTCTACTCCGTTTTTGGATTAGTGGAACTTCAGCTCACACAGGACAAACGCAGAAGGTACTGCGAACAAGCTAATCTGTTCTTTCACATCTTCAAATTGATTACTCGTATGCAATATTTTTGGGGTGACACATGACTCTGGAAGTAGTTGTAATTTCTACAAgatcaataaataaactaaatgtgacactgctttatttaaagctccagtgtgtaattttaaattgttgttgATTGTTCTGCCTTCAAATGGTGTTGGAGAACACAAAACGGTGTCACATTGTTTACTGCATCATTCATCTGGCTCTGTCAAGCAGTACAATCAGACCTGaatgagggagcatttgtgtgtatacgcCAGCAGCGCAgtttcaaactgctgaacaaccacCTTTTTAGAGCACCAGAATTTACTTCCAATTTGTTGGtgttactgtttttttctgtcacttgACCAGTCTTTGCACTCGAAAAAAATGTCTACACTCACTTTAAATCTGTTGAAACAGTACATGAGTTAAAAATGGAAATAACTTTCTCAACTACTTAATGTATTCCTGTTTTCCAGGATACCAGGGAAGACCTATATGATTATAGCATTTCTAACAGTGGGCACCATGGGCCTGTCCAATACCTCTCTGGGCTACTTGAACTACCCCACACAGGTCATCTTCAAGTGCTGCAAACTCATCCCTGTCATGATTGGAGGAGTCTTTATTCAAGGTAGGCTGTGTCAACTGTATGTGCATTTCTACACAGCCCTTACAGATCCATGTAAATACTGTTGATGCACACCTTTCTCCCTCCACATAATCTTTCATGTTAGTTGATCTGATTAATGTGCTGCTCTGTTCCCATTAATATTGCACCCCCCTCTTTCATCCTCTGTCTTTCACATAAAGTATTTTGACCTGTGCTTGACATCTCAGTGCCGTGGTTCAAAATGGTTTGTGTTTGATTACATTTGTTAAAACGTGCCTTGTGTTAATTGTGTTttgctgagtgtgtttgtttaaaactgATATAAAAGGTTTAAGCCAACCAGCGCCGCCTTCTGAATCTTTCACATTAAGCCTGTTTTCCGCTTCAAGaaaatttgtttcattttaatgtacTGGAAACAGAATCCTTGAAAAGTAAAGCTGCATTATTAGTTTATGCACAGGTGTTTAATTTACAGATGTACATTGTACAGGTTTTCAGTTATCCTGTTCATTGTAATATTTGGAGTTAAGACATAGGCGACTGCACTTgcatggttcttttttttttttatcataaaattAGTTGACCATCAGATTTGAGTCAGTCATTACTGCAATATTTTGACTTTGGGGAAGCACGCACACATTTCAGCCACTGCACACAGTTTTTGTAAATCAATGATCACCTTTCAACTTTGGGCGACTTTGGGTACCTTCTTTGATCCCCGTCTGTTGTTCTCGGCCGTCAGAGGCATTACTCTCTCCTACATTTCTCACACTGGGCTTCTCAAGGTTCTGTGTCCTCAATGTCAGACATGTTTTgagtttcttttctctttttttccccatctttcATTTCTGTCTGGATAGTTTGATGTGAAGTCAATGGTCCCTAAAGGGCTCCAAGTGAAAAACAGAATTTGTTCACTTAGAATACGCAGAGGAAATAAAGTGGGAGAGagggatagatagatggatggaggTATAGGTGTGGATTTGCATCTGATCTGAGGCCCTTCAAAGGCAAGTCAAGGAATCAAAGCTGACTCTAGCCAACCTGATGCTGCGTCCCTATGTCAACCTCAAGGCATCCATCAGtcagcctttttttcccccttgtaaGATTCCTTCATCCTGTTGTTCCACCTTCTTTCTTGCAGCTTTTTTCTGTATTGTTACACACAATCACATAAAACTTATATTCAGAAAAGATTTTGAAAACTCGTGTTACTGCTTCTCCCTGAAACCATTGCcaacttttttgtttaaaaaaaaaaaaaaaaggcatacagTTTGACCTATAACATATTACATTTCCCTTTAAATCtctgaaataatttattttagaATGTAATATTTTATCTTGGTTTTGCTCTGTGAAATCAAAATTTTAATCATCCGATTGAGAAATTAGGATTCTTGATTGCACAACTCTATATAAAAGATTTGCAGACAGAATAACTCGATGCTTAATGTCTGTGTTGCAGGTAAACGCTATAATCTGGCAGATGTATCGGCTGCTCTGTGTATGAGTCTGGGACTCATCTGGTTTACGCTAGCTGACAGCAAGGTGGCTCCCAACTTCAATGTCACAGGTAACGTTTCCACTGGATTCCCATGAATCCTTGAATACTATCACTGTTGTCAAACAAGTCTCCACATCATCCTGCTGTACTCTCAGGGTTAGAGCAAAGAAAAAGGACAGTAACCAATATTATCTTGAAAAGAAACTGCAGGCAGCTACAGCAGACAACTAGTTTCATAAGAACAAAACTTAGGCACATTTCTTTTGCACATTTCACTTTTCaatatgaaataaattattttatttagtcagtaatttattgaaaatactAGAATTGTTGTTTTGTACAATAAGTTTCCTATAAACAATGCACTGATGGAGAGGTTAATATTGTAACTTGCTGTGTTAAACTGACCAGATTTCTTTTGTAAGCCCATTCCCACCTCAGCTGACTTTTTAGagtaattatattttaatttccattttctaaaaacatgtatttgttCATCCAGGTGTTCTCCTCATCTCCTTGGCACTGTGTGCAGACGCCGCCATCGGAAATGTGCAGGAAAAAGCCATGAAGCTCCATAACGGCTCAAACTCTGAAATGGTaccttgtttgtgtttatactgtatatagctaTATGTGCACACAATACATCATGTTGGTAGAGATAAAGTAGAGATGCGCTCATAAATATTGGTGATCGATGCAGAATGTGGAGCTCAGCTTGATCGTCATCAGAACTTTGACAGTTGTGAATTGGTTTGATGTAACTCACCAAACATCTGCTACTGTGTTGACAGGTGTTGTATTCGTACTCCATCGGTTTCGTCTACATACTGACAGGCCTTCTCTGTGTGGGTGGGCTGAGGACAGCAGTGGCGTTTTGCTCTGAGGTGAATGTTGCCTAAAACAATAAGAATGTGTACCTGTGGTGCTTCGTGTAGCAGCAGACAGACTGTGTTATCGCAGATGTCATTCACCtagtctgtgtctttgttttgccAAAAAGATAAACCAGATCTTGTCTCTTTGTTGATATGCTGactaattaataattataatctgTGTGACACCCCTACTGTGTAGTTACTTTTTTGATTTAGGATATATAAATTCATCTGCATCGAGACAATGTTGTGTGAAGTCATTAATCTATATTTAAATGATCTTTTATTTTGGCTTCCCTCCCAGCATCCTGTGACGACATACGGTTATGCATTCTTATTCTCACTTACGGGTTATTTTGGCATCTCTTTCGTACTGGCCTTGATCAAGCTGTTTGGAGCCCTGGTTGCAGTTACCGGTGAGTGTAAAAATTCAAACtatctttgatttttttcttcaccttttTTGCAACGTGGAAAAAagtctgtaaaaaacaaaagatgctttggataaaagcgtctgctaaatgacatgtaatgtaatgtaaaaagatGCCTGTGTTTAATTGGCTGTAAATTCacaatgcataaaaaaaaaatgccaaaatgaGAATGATCTCACAGATCTTATAATTTACTTACTTAACCATTTTAGTTATTATGTTGTACTTCATTTTATACTGCATAATCCAGAAAGTCACATCCGATAAGCTTGTGTTTCAAAtttgtaattaaataaataagatctGGTAtaagaaacacaaatattttactctttttttctttttctttgttccagTAACCACCGGGAGAAAGGCCATGACGGTTGTACTTTCCTTCATGTTCTTCTCAAAACCTTTCACTTTTCAGTAAGTACCGACACTTTTGACTTTGAtcagttttcttcttgtttataGTCTACAGTGCAATCACTGACCTCTTGACAGGAATAGACTCTGCTTTGTCTTCATATCCTCAGTCCACTCAGAGACTACTTGACTACAGTGCTGCTCTTTCTTCTTGTTCTCTTGTTCACCATCTAATGTTCAAAAAAGATCATAATCACGATTATTTCAAACGATTACTCATTGACTTGAACTTGAGACAAATGTAATTTATTGCAcgtaaaaaaaattgaaacaaaattaaacttttgaatttaccttaaaataactaTGAAATATTGTATCTAACTTTACTCACACTGCATATTTAACCCagggattccactgaatgccTGTTTGTTTGCTACCTACTGAGcagaacaggaagtcagacaccatttttcagaataaagttttgattatttaatttttgtaaTCATTTGGTGCCACAATTAATTGCACAGCCCTACTTTGCTGTGTCTCTCCTGCTCTGCTTTAACATCCTGCCTTTTAGTCAAGTGTATTCAcatgtaacaaaaacatttgctgaTCCCCGTGGCCATCGTCACTCTCCCTCCAGCTTTTTTTTGCCCTTAACTGAACTACTTCTCCCATTCATGACTGCAGTttactttcctttccttttcaaaacaaaagatttaTTATCAATGTCCGTCCTTTATCTATACTGCACCCTTTAAGTGTGCAAGAGGCAAGGAACATGCTAATCTACTAATAGTCCGACTAATAATCTATAGAAAACCCCTTGTTAAATCAAACAAGGAGCCattttgtgctgcagcagcattaACCACTGCACCGCTTTaagtacatatactgtatatttaaaattacttgtttgccaaaacacagtattgtatttgttttatagcTGACTGATAGTcactatgtaaaaaaaaaaaatggatctAACAAATGTGTTGAATGCATTCCCCTCCTCATAAAACGTCTGGGTAGCCAATAATATTTCACTCATGGCAGCTGCGTTGTCTTTACTGGCGCCTCGCTGTGTTTCTTGGCACATTAGCTGTAGATCGGTGAAACAGTGTGAAACCAATTTCAGGAATGTGTATTTCATCACTCATGGAGCCAGACGTGGGCACATGCACAAGAACAAGCATCCACTGTTAAGAGTCATGTTCTTCAGTGCTGCTACCGGTCAGAAACTCCATGTTGTACCTTTAAGTAGGTAATCTAATTTAAATAAACTGATATATTTGAGTGACTATCCTGTCAAAATGGGCCTATGTCATAGTAGGGCTGAACCATTTGGGGAAAATCAAATTTTCACatgtataatacatttaaagcaAATGATGGAGCATGACCGCacaacaccattaaaacatTAACTGCTCGATGTTTTAAAGGATCAGTGTCAGAGAATGATGGCGTACATTTTGGAACGGTAAAGTCTTTTGGTCAGGCTTGACAACGCGACAACAACAGACAccaacggaccagctctttttttttatgctccgtctgtggctgtttgtctcaacaaaacatgaagcttagtatgagaatagactgcaggcgttgaagaaacaccggttgcAAGAGAGAGAtgcttttctgtcacccaatcagctaactgtcgtgggtctagcaccacccataccgtaccattacgCTGGTATCCCATGGGAAGGTTACCAAAAGATTTAACCGATATTACAGCAGACTGTAATAAATTGAGGAATGCTCTGCTCACTCTTCCCTTTCCCATCCGattcagggaactacggtggccttaaCATACCAGAGAATGTTCttctttaaccctcttatgagcatcatgataatcaggccgtctggatttattttgattttatggctttagaattgtcaaaaaaaaattgtgcttcagcccctttttccaagataactttcgatatctggcagtttttCAACGGgctaggaattacggtactgagaagctgacgtcacaaaacctgtgacgcgctggtgattcctgtctgtgattggacatcAGAAATTAtttaggagttacggtaatgagaaatacgcatgccaaatcctgtaaCAGAAAGCAGCAATTACttcttattttaaagtgattatacactcatTGAAACACACTTTTGGCaataaacactggacctttaagaccaatttaattacattaatattaataattagaGTCTCCTTATGTTTGCATTTTGCAGTCCACTTTTATAAAGCTTAATCATTCCATTCCTCCCTCTGCAGGTACATCTGGGGCGGCCTTCTCGTACTCTTGGGCATCTTCTTGAATgtttacagtaaaaacaaagataaaatgaaGCTTCCCTCCATCAAGGACCTCAGGAGCTGGCTGCTCACTGGAAAGAAAGTCCGCTTCCTCTCACAAAATGTATAGGAGGCTGCCACAGGCATGGTGGAAGTCCTGTACGGGCAGACTGAACATCTGTGCAGCTATGAAGTTGGCCTCCCCTGTATCAGGGGATAAGCTGAAACATGTGCCTGAGCTACAGGCCTCATCACTACCAACACTGAGCCAAGGATGTGTATACAGGGTTCGAAAGCCAATCAGCCTCACTCACAGTGGACTTGAATATATTGTGATGGGTGATGGAGTTTCTGTATCCTTGAATTACACCACTGGTGTAGAACTGACTGACTCCATCTTCAGGAAACTGAAGGAACTGtatgaattttaaaaaaaagaaataaaatcagtgGCTCGTGGGTTCTTGTCAGAGAGAATGCTTCAGAGCTCCCACGGAAACATTCCCAACATGGAAGACAACACCAAGACCTTTAAGACTGAAAAGGGAAGCCTGCGCCTTAGCTAACCAAATCACAAAGTTTTTGCACTGGAAGTGACGTGTGCACTTAAAGCCTTTGACTGGTTAGAAAGAAAACTGGAAGGAAAGAGTCGAAAGAGGCACGGGAGTTTGTCAAATGATTGATTGAGACATTTTGTCTCTGCTCATGACAGATGGACTAAAAACATCTGATTAACATTAAAAATTGTCTTGGTACAAGTGGTGTTGTTCCATCTGTGACTGATACGACTGTAGTCTAAATCATTCAAAGTGTGTGATCGGTGTCATGTGTCGACTTTTGCTCAATGGAACATCAACTACCATTATCTGCCAATGATGTGTTTGGGTGAAAGAGAATCACtctttttacaataaaacaacacaacagactgAGACATTGACTCAGTAGTTTGTCTGATGTGTGTCGGGGGACTTCTGTTTACAGTCATATGATGACAACTCGTCTTTATAGTGACAAAGAATTGAACCTGTTTGAAGGTCTCGCTCACACACTTCTCTCACTTTATCTCTCTTTCCAGTCCTTATTCTTTTCCTCTTACACCACTTGAGAGAAGAGTTGAAATGTTGCCAAACTTCGTTTGTTTACCCACTCTGTGGCCTTGGGCATGTTTGATtaggagtttaaaaaaaaactagtgcAACTAGatggaaaataaacagaatttCTCACTCTTCCTAAGCTGTTCTATACATTAAGATGCAAACTGCGTCCATGTGTGCATGCACTTGCTTTAAACCATTAGTAAGCAAAAGTCTGAGGCCATTGTTAGATTAGTTGCTTTAGCAATGATTTAATGAGCCTACAGACAAGTACAGGGAAATGGGAAAcgtgcagttttaaaataaacttttcagacaaaaaaaatactactactactatactTCAAGTATTTTGTGACATACTCTTACGCTTTAacaatactattattatttgtaaaacCTTTGTCCTACTATTGCATGTCGACAACTTTATTTCTGTGAGTAAAGTCagttacaccaggtttattaaGATATGCCTGAACATAACAAACTCGTtcgctaataaaaaaaaaaatgccagacCCATCTGcactaaaagagagaaaaaaagagaattgaatcaaatcaaagattTAGAGAATCCCTATACCAGAGAACATGTTCTTCTTTAAGCTCACACTTCAAAAAGCAAAGCACTactcttcttcatttttttattcaggGTATTGTAGCCTCAGGTATATGCAAAAAAATCtcttctaaggctacaaaaaagtgatttttattatttaatgagcatacagtataattaatGTTTCAGTTATTTTATTGGAACACATGCAGAGAAATACAGGGATATGAGAAACGTGCAGCTTTAAAACTTTTCAGACAAAATAACTACTACTActggttaaagtgtcaagtatttagtgcaACTCTTAGGCctcaacaatattattatttgtaaaacTTGAGAACGTTACATACATGTTTGCtcgtcacatcattccaatccaaacgCCAACAATGACAGAATTTGaccaacataaaaacaacaaagctgctgatgccctgagacttttgcacagtactgtatatttaaactAGTTATCGTTTGCTCACTTTCTCAAGGCGCTTTATTTTATGTCAGAGCAGGTGACGGCACACCGTCTTTGCAAGTAAACATCACTGCACCTGCtttaaatgggggggggggattaaaaCGACTgcacttgttttcctttttgtgcACGTTTCTGTCTGCTGAGAATTAAAGCCATGTCATATCAAAGTGGAGATATTGGAAGAACGATGATATCATGTGTAAGGAGAGGATATAATAATAGTTGTATGTTCATTAGCTTAATTTTGCAACTGATACCGCCACAActgctttaaaagaaaagcattgttaattatcaaaatcatttattATGTTTCTGTGATGGTTAATataccagtatgtagaagctctttaaccacagtttaattcacagttttacaaaaaacacaaaaaaaccagcaaagcacattattatttcttatttcttatttaagattttaaattatAGTTATAGTATAACgtttgttttagtggttgaatgttatgagCCAGCTCAAATTTGCGTatgaaaaggtgaattcagtttgtcatttgccaaataaataacaataacatttttagtttgttttctcattttaatgacaggtggtctaatagcACTgtatactgttttgtttttattgattggCTGATGGCTGATTGATAacaatacagtacagtaacacgATGGTAGACGGTCATCATTTtataataaggaggtaatattatggtaatgGGTAATTTCTACTTGGCAATAATGTCATAATAGGAGGTAATATTACAGGAATAGCAAGTATTATCCTGGTAAAAGATTGGCAACGAGAATTAGTAAAGGCCTCAATATGGAAACATTTGTGATAAATATTAATTGAAATTATTGCCAAACTATTACCTGATGAAGACAAAAGAAATAAGAGTGTAGCTCATCATATTATTTCTCTATTACATGGTTTCTTGATACtactgttactgtactgtaatataaGTTTCTGGTTGATTTTTGCCCTTGGGCttattctcctctcttctctgctgAAGTTCCCTGCAGCAGGAACCCAACGCTGATGTTGTTTCTGCTGACCATGCGATTTGACTCGGTGGAGATATTCACTACAGGTAAGAGGAGAATTTTATTTCATCAAGTTTATGCAATGCCAAAACCCGGAGCGAAGAAATGTTTACGTGGACTTGGAATAGACTGGGAATGTTTTGGGTAAGTCTTTTGTCCTTGATGATCTTTGTGTGAATCAGTGTGTGTCGGTGGCATAGCGCGTGGTGTGAAATGACAGAGACTTGCCAGCACAGCGGGAGGCAGCTGTGTATGGCGCTCTCTGTGATCCTAATAGAGGCCCAAATATTACAGTCTCTCTTCTAGGCAGGAAACCTAATGCTGAGCCAATTAGTAATTTGGTATTTCATAAAATTTGGCAGCTTGTGTCTGATGACAAACTGACATGGATCCTCTTTCCTCCAGGGAACCTTTGGCAGCGCGGCAGAACACGCGCGCTCACTGAAGGCTGCTAAGTTTCTCAGTGCAGATTGGTGGCATGTAACTCAATTGGAAACAGAAAAAGTATTGTTTGCCTGAAGATTCACATTTCACACGAGCAAGAAGGGATTTCATTTTATGAAATAGGActactttaaaaataaagacacctCCATGAAAACTACTTTTgataaatggagaaaaaaaaaacacagttcatTAGAGGCTCAGAGGTAATGCTTCACTGTCAAAACATTAGTTTGTCATTATATACATCCTTGATGTGCAGATAACGGTAATGCCTCATCGCTGTGGGAACAGCGCTTCTCTTCCAGCTCCCTAAAAGGTCATTATGGGATGGGAAAGCCCAGTTGACCTAAGGCAGAGTACATCATTTGTCTTTTAGCACCAGGAGAACACACCTAACAAAGGAGGCTGACCCCTGTTAGAACACTAAGGATTTGGGCCATTTTTCAAAGCCACCATCTACTTaggtcagctgtttttttttattattattattattatacgtTGCTTTTGGTATTTTAGTAAATTTGAAAGTGTGAGGTCTGTGTAAGGTTATGCGATGTCCAGTTTGACTTAACAACGCTATTTAAAGTTCATCATTGTTCTGACGAAAAGGTTGCTGTAAAATATGCAGTCCATTTCAGATAGGTTGCGATATAATATAGAATCTGACCTCGAATGGCTACAGCGGAGAGGTCTAGCAGCACATTTATTATAGGTGCAATCAGTTCAGTGGGGACTGAAAGCCGGCCAGTTGAGGGATATGCAGCCACTctctcagaaacacacacacacacacacacacacagtagatgcAGTAACGTAAGATAT encodes:
- the slc35b3 gene encoding adenosine 3'-phospho 5'-phosphosulfate transporter 2 isoform X1 — protein: MDSSTQLPEAENTMSAKYGLVSYNSSRKHISISIPSSTEVMSPHIKSVEELRVLGINLSNFSSPMQFLICVAGVFLFYLIYGYLQELIFSVEGFKPFGWYLTLIQFGFYSVFGLVELQLTQDKRRRIPGKTYMIIAFLTVGTMGLSNTSLGYLNYPTQVIFKCCKLIPVMIGGVFIQGKRYNLADVSAALCMSLGLIWFTLADSKVAPNFNVTGVLLISLALCADAAIGNVQEKAMKLHNGSNSEMVLYSYSIGFVYILTGLLCVGGLRTAVAFCSEHPVTTYGYAFLFSLTGYFGISFVLALIKLFGALVAVTVTTGRKAMTVVLSFMFFSKPFTFQYIWGGLLVLLGIFLNVYSKNKDKMKLPSIKDLRSWLLTGKKVRFLSQNV
- the slc35b3 gene encoding adenosine 3'-phospho 5'-phosphosulfate transporter 2 isoform X2, which codes for MSAKYGLVSYNSSRKHISISIPSSTEVMSPHIKSVEELRVLGINLSNFSSPMQFLICVAGVFLFYLIYGYLQELIFSVEGFKPFGWYLTLIQFGFYSVFGLVELQLTQDKRRRIPGKTYMIIAFLTVGTMGLSNTSLGYLNYPTQVIFKCCKLIPVMIGGVFIQGKRYNLADVSAALCMSLGLIWFTLADSKVAPNFNVTGVLLISLALCADAAIGNVQEKAMKLHNGSNSEMVLYSYSIGFVYILTGLLCVGGLRTAVAFCSEHPVTTYGYAFLFSLTGYFGISFVLALIKLFGALVAVTVTTGRKAMTVVLSFMFFSKPFTFQYIWGGLLVLLGIFLNVYSKNKDKMKLPSIKDLRSWLLTGKKVRFLSQNV